CTGATTCTAAgctcccctcccatccccaccccctaGGGAGATCTGGGTGGTGAGGGAGGGATGCTGTCTTGGGTACCAGTGCCAGGAGTTGAAGGCTCAGAACATGGCTGGTTCCCAGCTCCCTGCAGAAAGGTCTCCCTTGCTTTCTTACTTCCCATCCATGCACCCCCTTTCTCCCAGGCCCTTCCTTGATACCAGTTCCTCTGGTTCCATGTTAGGGACCCAGAACAGGACGCCTTGCAGCCTGCATCACCTTCATGGAACCAGGAGGGCCTCACCAGGGTTTGGGGGTTGCCAGGGCCTGCAAAGAAAGCAGCGGCCACACAGCTGCCCTGACCACCTCTGCCCGGCAGCCTGGGACACTGAGTGTGAAAACAAATGAGCTTCAGCAATAGGAGGAGCTGACAGCAGGGGCTGCTCCCAGGTGCAAGACTCAAGAATGAATGGCAGGTTTCTGCCAAAGCAAAGTGCAGTGCACCGGGCATCCTCCGAGTCTGACTCTCAGAGCGCGGCCTCCAAGGGCTGTTCTAGAATAATCCGCTTTGGGAAATTCCTTGAGTATTGTTTGTCGACAAACATTTCTGAACACTCACTCGAATGCTAGTCACTGAACTGGGGTGTTTATGTGCATTTCCTTGTCAAAAATGTAATTCATTCTCCCAACAAAGCGGGCTGGGGGATGTCACCTGCCTCCTGTGACCGAGGAGGGAACCGGCTCTGAGAGAGGCTCGGGCTGGGTGACTTGCCCAGTGCTGCCCTTGGAGTGGAGGAGCTGGGTTTTGAGCTCCATCCCTCTGGTCCTCCACCACCTCACTGCAGCTGCTGGGCTATTGCGGGACGAGGGTGAGTCCCTCAGTCAGGCTGGGACGGGCTTCTGGGCTTGCTCTCCTGCTGCCTGTTCTGATTGAATTCCATCATCATTCTGTTCccagacacagggacacaggctTCCAGGAACACCCCCTTCTCTGGGGACCGGGGCCGTTTCCCATTCCTTTCCCCCAACTTCAATGTCTGTTTCTGAAACTGTTGTTTcaaaatgaagaagcaaaaggCAGAAAGCTAAATGGGTGACAGGGAAAGGAGATGCTGCGATGAAATCCATGTGTCTTCCTAGTAAGCCCACAGCCTGGATACACTCAGCACCAAAAACTTGCCACGTGATCAGGCATGAGTAGTGTcaccctttctgtgcctcagtttccctcactGTTGAATCAGGTGAGTTCAGGGCTTCTCAGTCTCGGCATGATTGATATTTGTGGCAGATTATTCTTTCGGGGGATGAAGCAGGGGGGCTGTTTGGTGCATCGAAGGATACTTAGCAGCATCCTCAGCCTCTGCCAGATAGATGTCAGCAGCACCCCCTTTCAAGTTATGAAAACCCAAAATATCTCCATGTATTAGTAAACTCCCCTTGGGATGCAAAATTGCCCCTACTTGAAAACCACTGGGCTAGCAATATCTCCCTTTCATGGTTGTTatgaaaattctcaaaaaattattttcttccttccttcctttcatttttccttccttccatccgcCTCCTTCCTTCTTGGGGCCCGATCCTTTTCTATAATGATCAAATGTATGCATTTTCCTGCCGGCATCTTGATCGTGGGTATAATGATCAAGTTGAATGAGATGATTCCTCAAGTATCTGCCACTTCTGTTGAGCATGACGTTCAATAATTCTGTGGTTCTTGTTTGGGTCTAGGCGCAAGCTCAAGACTGTCCCTCCAACCTGGGTTGAAGGTAGTATGGACCCATGCTACAGATGGGGCATCTGAAGCAGAGAGGAGGTCAGACATCACGTTGGAGCTGAAGGAGGGTCTCGGGACACACAGGTTGATGCAGTCCCAGGCAAAGCTATCACTTTAAAGTGGGCATGCCCAAAAGAGTTTGGtgtggggaggccaaggagggagttACCGAACAAAAGATAGAGATCAGGGGGCTGACACTGACCAGCTCTTCCCCAAGCTGTTTTCCTTTTCCCCAGGATTAGACTACATTTCCCACCTTCCCTTGCTCCTAGATGTGGCCACATGATTGAGTTCTGGCCAATGGCATGTGGTTACAGGGTGAAGTCACAACTTCCTGGTCCGTTAAAATCGCTCACAAGGGTCTCCACCCTCAAGATCATCtattctctcttccctccaaCTGCCCGCTGGACATCAATGCCCAGGGCAACCTAAGAAGCGCATGTTGAAGATGGCAGAGGCTCCATGGGCCTCTGAATCTCTGCATGACTGGGTGGAGCCTAGGACCCACCCCCGCACAGCTGAGTGGACTTTATAGGAGAAATGAACTTCTAGTCTAGGAAGCCTATATATGCTTGGGGTTGTTGGTCATATAGTCAGCTTATTCTAAGTAACACCAGTGCCAGGGTAAAATGGGGCTACTGGGCTGGAGGAGTGGGGCCtttcagcagcatttttttttttttcgagacagggtctcactctgtcgcttgggctggagggcagtggcgcatctcagctcactgcaacctctgcctcctgcgttcaagtgattcttctgcctcagcctcctgagtagctgggactacaagcgtgagctaccacgcctggctaattttcgtatttttagtagagatgggctaattttcgtatttttagtcctgacctcaagtgatccacccaccttggcctcccaaagcgcggggattacaggcatgaaccgcagTGACCAGCTCTCAgcggcatttttttttaaatttattttttatttcaataggttttggggaacaggtagtatttggtgacatgaataagttctttagtggttgCTGAGATTTTGCCACACCCATCATTTAGCCAGCAGCATTTTGATTAGGGAACTAGAATGATTATTTCTGTGTCAGCTCTTGTGTTATGAAGGCAGGGTTTTATCTGAACTAAGCATGTGACCACGTGACCATGGGAGGCGGCACCAAGTCACTCAGTGCAGACTGGCCCGGGAGTCCACCCAGGATGGCTGAGAAGCTTGTGCTGAGCCAGTTACCTAGGGACTAAGAATAAATGGGAGACGCAGAAGTTCTGGCTCAGGGTGTGGACTCTGGGCAGCGTGGAATGACTGCTCGGAGCTTGGCAGCAGGTCAGCAAGTGAGGCTGGGCAAAGGCCTGAGCTCCCCTGGCTccagggcctggtggctcagCACATCAGTTTCCCCAGGTGCTTGTCTCAGATAAGAGGAAAGAAGGCtaaggccggtgtggtggctcacgtctgtaatcccagcactttggaaggcagaagtgggtggatcacgaggtcaggagtttgagatcagcctggccaacatggagaaaccccatcttttctaaaaatacaaaattagctaggtgtggtggtgtgcgcctataatcccagctacttatgaggctgaggcaggagattcacttgaacgtgggaggtggaggttgcagtgagctgagatcacgccattaaactccagactgggcaacaagagcaagacttcatttcaaaaaagaaaagaaggttaaAAGCTGGGGCAGAAGGCcaagcacggtgactcatgcctgtaatcccagcactttgggaggccaaggtgggtggatcacctgaggtcgggagttcgagaccagcctggtcaacatgtagaaaccccatctctactaaaaatacaaaattagccaaatatggtggcacatacttgtaatcccagctactcgggaggctgaggcaggggagttgcttgaacccaggaggcagagattgcagtgagccaagactgcgccattgcacaccagcctgggcaacaagagtgaaactctgtcttaaacaacaacagaaaaaagaagcTGGGACAGAAAGTTCAGAAAAGCCAAGAGAGGTGTCTGCAGCCCCGAGGCAGGGATATCGGGAAGCTGGACCCTCAGCCTTTCCGCTCCATGCTTTTCGCTGGGACTCGGGCAGGAAAGCTTTTCATGAGACCAAAGTTCTCTTGAAGGAGGCGCAAGAGTTTGGTGTCTCGTGTTTCCAGGAGAAGCAGGGAAGCCTGTGGCTCTTAGCAAGAAAACTCAAGGTCAAAGTCCGAAGGAAAAGGCCAAGTGTAATTGGATGCGAAGGTCTCCTGGGCTGCAGCTTGGGCAGAACCAGGAGAGGGCGCTGCTTATCCCTCCTTGTGCCTCCGAGCGGAAGGTCGAGGTCCAGTCTGTGCTCACCTGCGAGGGTGAAACTGGCTGTCTGCAGTGGTCGTCGGCTGGGGCCTGTGCAGTTTGTTGGCCACAGCCAAGGCTGGAGGGGTCCCCCTGGCCCCTCTCAGCTCCTTACCTGTGGCCTGGGGCAGAGGTGGTTGGATGCCCTGCCTGGGACTGTCCAGTGACAGCGGAGGAACCCCATGTGGCCTCTGGCCTGAGCCACATCCTCCCTTCTGGCTTTGCCATCCATGAAGCTCACATTTTAGTTCTAGGGACACTCTACTTCTTCATCATTTCAGTATccggggtggggagaggaggctggCTAGTGGCAACGTGGGGGGCAACTTTAGTGCCTTGGTGGCTGTGGCTCTGTCCAGCCGGCCGCCCAACTGCAGGACAGGCCTGGCTCTCTTGGCTGCCCAGGGACCCACGCCCCACCCAGGAGAGCCCGTGTATCTTCTGGCTCGTAGGTGAAAAGCCTCAGTGGCACCACCTGGAAGTCTGAAACCAGCCATTGGTACTGGGGAGGTGGCCAGTGACCCAGACTAAAGCCAGAAAAAGTGGCCTTGGCCAGAGTCTGGCCTCCTGCCCCCGGCCTCCTTCTTTTCTTGGGGGGGGGGCAGTCCACAGTGTACCCCAGACCCAGGGACATCTATTACCCCAAATGCCCACAAAGACTTTTGGGGGGGGttcttcccccacctccccacatcaagaagagaacattttaaaaatgtttttatttaattaaaaaaaagacagaactaACAACCCAAAACCAGTAGTAGGGAGTCACAGGTGCTTAACTGGCAAAACACACAGGGTGGGGGCAAGGGGGTGGGTTGGGAGGAGGGCGAGAAGGCgggcacaggccaccacatccCCCCGGGCAGGCGTCAGGTCTGAGATGCAGCGGGAGGGCCAGGAAGGGGCGGCCCAGGGCCCAGGGTCCCCGGAGACCCGGCTGGCCTCCGGGAGAAGGCTGAGAAGGCCCAGGTGTCTGAGGTGTTTTGCTCCCGGCTTGACCCCTTCTTACTACTCTGTCTTGGTCCCTAGAGTGGGCGCTGCATGCTCTGCCTGGGACTGGGCAAGAGGTAGGATTCATTGGAACACAGCTTTCTCCATGGAATGCTAAGAAACTTCTGGGGCGGCGGGGATGGAAAACAGAACAGCGTGGCTGCCTTGCTTTTGGAAATCACAGAACAGTCTCGGGTCCTTGCTGGACGGCAGGTCTGGGGAGGGCGTTCCCCGCCTTCAGCCTGGTGGGACGGTGTCATGGCAGTCGAGGTTGTGGGGTGTGGGGACGGGGCTAGCCTAGAGCAGGTGCAGATCTCCAGTTCTGTTGCTTTTAGTGTCCACTGCTGTGTGCATTTGGACATGCCACCAGACGATGCCAACCCCGACGGGAGTGAGGGCTCCCAAAGCATGGCACGCAGGGCTCCTGACCAGCCCCATTTCAGCTCCCTGGCACACAGCGCAGTCTGCTGGGGCCACTACGGGTAGATGTATCCTTTCCTGGGGGCAAAGGAGGATGAGACAGACGATGACATCTGGGTCTGAACCCCAGGGGGCCGAGTCCACCACGGGCTCCGTGAGCAGGTAGCTGAGGTAAGGATGCGCTTGTGACTTCCCAGCACGACAGCTACCAGGACTACAGGCGACTGTCCAGCGTGGATCAAGGAGTCTCAAAAAGTAAGAAATGATTTCTCTTTAGAAAGCACATGTTTTATATAAAAGAGGGTTAAAAGTTCCATGTTCTGGAGGGTTCTTCTAAGCCTGCACACGCGTCCTCACTCTTTGCTTGCGTcaggagggggaagaaaaaaatgggtgGGAAAACTGGAAAACACAGAACCCACATCCTCAGCTCTGAACAAAGTGCTGAGATCCCCCCTCCGCAGGGAGGAAGAGGAACCCAGCTCGGCCCATTTATCCAAACTTCCTCCACTCCGTCCTGTTAGGTGGTGGCGGAATAAATTACAACAATAGGAGTTGTTGCTActttttaagatgaagaaatgaatgtaAGTTGCTCTCTTGGCACTGATTTGCAGGAAGTCAGGATTCGTAACCACCTAGGAAGGGGATTTCTGTtctccaggttttttgtttgttttttttggtcaCTCTTCACCCTCAGGTCTCCCTTTCTTGCACAGAAGTTCAGGCTCCTGTTGTCAAATGCCAGTCAGAATCGGGGGTGTCTGTCCACCTTTCCCCCGGGACCCAGAATGTTCAGGGGACAGAGCTGCTCTTTGGGGCTGTGACAAGGGCTACAGCAAGGGGCCACATGGCCACCTTTCTTTTCCAGGACCGATGGAACCCTCCAGACTCTGAAGTCCAGTCAGTGGGTCTGTCCTGCCCATTCTGAGGCGGAAACTTccagaagcagagaggagagccAGCAACAGCCCCGGCCTTTACCTGGGCCTCCTCCACAGGCCGGGGGAAGCCGGCCCCGGGACAGCGCAAAGGCTGAAGCACCAGTTGGCTGCAGAGCTGTCTTCCGCATCACAGGCCACCACCAGGGTCAcgaagagagggagagatggagaggaAGGGAGCGAGCTTCGGTGGTCTCGTTTCTGGCTCGACACAGGAATCTCAGGTTCAGAAGCAGCTGACCAGAGCCCAGAGACCCCTTGGCATCCAGCAGAGCCTTCTGGTGACCCGGTGCCCAGGCACGGAAGGAAGGCCCTGAAATCCCGTTTTTCTGGCAAGATTCGTTTCCAAGAGGAGATAATGGCTCAATTTTGTCTTCCCGAGTTGGTCAAGgctgtgcagcctcaggaaagctctggggcttcctgagagATTTCAGAGACCCTGGGGCATCAAAACACCCTTTTTGCGGGAGGGGTACAAAGTCAGCCTTCAGCTTCACCCGCAGCCCCGAGTCGGGTCTCCCAGCACAACCTCTGTGCAAAGCCAGCCCAGGCCACCTCTGGAGACCAGGGAGGCTGCGTTTGGCTTTAGTTCATTGTTCGTCGTCTTGAGGATCACATGCCATCCTGTGGGACAAAAAGAGCCGTTCTGGGGAGAGGCCGGAGCTGAGAGAAGGGGCAGGTGGTTCACACGGGGGTCGTCCGTCGGTTCAGCATGCTGACGTGGAAACCTTCCTTCAGGTCCTGCTGGAAGAAGTCGTGAACCTGCAGGAAGCTGGCCTCCTGGTCGGGGCTGTAGCTGGCTGCGGTGGTCACCTTGAGGGGCTCCCTGGACAGCGTGTACATGGACAGCTCCCCCATGGGGATGGCCCCTGCGATCTTCAGGCCCATGGGCGACACGTCCCTGGAGGGCGAGGCCTCGGTGGACCTGGAGCTGGACCTGGAGCGCCGTCGCCGGTACCTGTAGCTTGGCATCCTGGCataaggagaagaggaagacGCCTTAAGGAACTCCCGTTTGGTCTTAAACCtcaactctttatttttctcaatgtAAATGTTTACAGCCAGGACGCCCACGGTCTCAGCCACAATGAAAGACAGAGCTCCAAAGTAAAAAGACCAGCCGTAGTTGTAATGGTTCTTTTTGTCTTCGTCCCGCTTGTCACTCGGGTCCCCCGTGTTGCTGGAGATGTAGACGATGATGCCGATGATGTTACTGAGGCCTGAAAGGGAAGCGGGGAGTGGGGGGCGGGaccagggagggagaggcagaggttagacCCACAGCCCGACCG
This is a stretch of genomic DNA from Saimiri boliviensis isolate mSaiBol1 chromosome 17, mSaiBol1.pri, whole genome shotgun sequence. It encodes these proteins:
- the CACNG4 gene encoding voltage-dependent calcium channel gamma-4 subunit; the protein is MVRCDRGLQMLLTTAGAFAAFSLMAIAIGTDYWLYSSAHICNGTNLTMDDGPPPRRARGDLTHSGLWRVCCIEGIYKGHCFRINHFPEDNDYDHDSSEYLLRIVRASSVFPILSTILLLLGGLCIGAGRIYSRKNNIVLSAGILFVAAGLSNIIGIIVYISSNTGDPSDKRDEDKKNHYNYGWSFYFGALSFIVAETVGVLAVNIYIEKNKELRFKTKREFLKASSSSPYARMPSYRYRRRRSRSSSRSTEASPSRDVSPMGLKIAGAIPMGELSMYTLSREPLKVTTAASYSPDQEASFLQVHDFFQQDLKEGFHVSMLNRRTTPV